From a region of the Lentilactobacillus curieae genome:
- a CDS encoding PspC domain-containing protein, with protein sequence MKQAKNFKRSATDKLVAGVLGGISHELNWNSTLVRVLFLILMFTPGINILLIIAYIAAVIMVPSEGSTASFFNLFKNTYQTTKDGKSSRKVIHSVEEHDVNDKGEK encoded by the coding sequence ATGAAACAAGCAAAAAATTTCAAAAGATCTGCGACTGACAAATTAGTGGCGGGTGTTTTGGGTGGGATTTCCCATGAACTCAATTGGAATTCTACTTTAGTTAGAGTGCTGTTTTTGATTTTGATGTTTACCCCAGGAATCAACATCCTGTTGATCATTGCATATATTGCTGCCGTGATCATGGTACCTTCCGAAGGGTCAACGGCATCATTCTTTAATCTATTTAAGAATACTTATCAGACAACTAAAGATGGGAAATCTTCCAGAAAAGTAATTCATAGCGTGGAAGAACACGATGTGAACGATAAAGGAGAAAAATAA
- the pstB gene encoding phosphate ABC transporter ATP-binding protein PstB codes for MQEMLNNQTQERFIYQFDDNDEITMATEDLQVFYGDSLAMSNADLTFKKNTITALIGPSGSGKSTYLRSLNRMNDEVATVKGKILYQGVDINQPGIDVYEVRRRIGMVFQRPNPFAKSIYDNITFALKRRGIRDKKKLDEVVETTLKEAAVWDQVKDVLHKSALELSGGQAQRVCIARALAVRPDVLLLDEPASALDPVSTVQLEQTLRELKKDYTIIIVTHNMQQAARLSDYTVFFNLGQAIEYNKTRKIFTRPKIKLTEDYVSGNFG; via the coding sequence ATGCAAGAAATGTTAAACAATCAAACTCAAGAGCGATTCATTTATCAATTTGATGATAATGATGAAATTACAATGGCGACTGAAGATTTGCAGGTGTTTTATGGTGATTCACTAGCAATGAGTAACGCTGACTTAACTTTTAAGAAGAACACGATTACTGCACTAATCGGTCCATCTGGTTCTGGAAAGTCTACGTACTTACGAAGTTTAAACCGAATGAATGATGAAGTAGCAACAGTTAAGGGCAAAATCCTGTATCAAGGTGTGGATATCAACCAACCTGGAATCGATGTTTATGAAGTTCGGCGTCGAATTGGGATGGTATTCCAGCGTCCGAATCCGTTTGCTAAGTCAATTTATGACAACATTACCTTTGCTTTAAAGCGTCGGGGAATAAGGGATAAGAAAAAGTTGGATGAAGTGGTTGAAACTACGCTGAAGGAAGCAGCTGTGTGGGATCAAGTTAAAGATGTTTTGCATAAAAGTGCCTTGGAGCTTTCTGGTGGCCAAGCACAACGGGTTTGCATTGCTAGAGCGTTAGCCGTTCGTCCTGATGTACTACTGCTTGATGAACCTGCTTCAGCCTTGGATCCTGTTTCCACTGTCCAATTGGAACAAACCCTAAGAGAGTTAAAGAAAGATTACACGATTATTATTGTTACTCACAATATGCAGCAAGCTGCTCGGCTAAGTGACTACACAGTATTTTTTAACCTGGGGCAAGCAATTGAATACAATAAAACCAGAAAGATATTTACGAGACCAAAAATCAAGCTTACCGAAGATTATGTTTCAGGTAACTTTGGGTAG
- the pstA gene encoding phosphate ABC transporter permease PstA: MKTQKQSQVAIAILKGIAACVVLILAFLLGYIFITGLPNVSWGFLTRPARAFQAGGGVGIQLFNSFYLLILAMLISTPIALGASIYLNEYAKDNWFTSTIRTAIEILSSLPSVVVGLFGFLLFVIQFNYGFSILSGALTLTIFNLPLLTRNIEEALSSVSDAQRQGGLGLGLSKFETIIHIVVPAALPGIISGIILCSGRVFGEAAALIYTAGQSAPALNFADWNPFNIDSPLSPLRPAETLAVHIWKINSEGIMPDLSQVSSGASAVLVLAILIFNLSARFIGRKIFEKMTSAS; the protein is encoded by the coding sequence ATGAAAACTCAAAAACAAAGTCAAGTGGCAATTGCCATCCTCAAAGGTATCGCGGCTTGCGTTGTCCTGATTTTGGCCTTCTTGTTGGGCTACATTTTTATAACTGGTCTGCCAAACGTTAGTTGGGGTTTTCTAACTAGACCCGCCCGAGCATTTCAAGCTGGCGGTGGAGTTGGAATTCAGCTATTTAATTCATTCTACCTACTAATTTTGGCAATGCTGATTTCAACACCAATTGCTCTGGGTGCATCAATTTATTTGAATGAATACGCCAAGGACAACTGGTTTACTTCAACCATTAGAACGGCAATTGAAATCCTAAGTTCACTTCCTTCGGTTGTGGTGGGGCTGTTTGGATTCTTGTTGTTCGTTATTCAATTTAACTATGGATTTTCTATTTTATCAGGGGCATTGACGCTAACAATCTTCAACCTACCGCTACTGACCAGAAACATTGAAGAGGCGCTGTCCAGCGTATCGGACGCTCAGCGTCAAGGTGGCCTTGGTCTTGGCCTATCGAAGTTTGAGACAATTATTCACATTGTTGTTCCGGCTGCTTTACCAGGAATCATCAGTGGAATTATTCTTTGTTCTGGCCGAGTTTTTGGTGAAGCTGCAGCGTTAATTTATACTGCTGGACAAAGTGCACCCGCACTTAACTTCGCTGACTGGAACCCATTCAACATTGATAGTCCCCTTAGTCCATTAAGACCTGCTGAAACCTTGGCTGTTCACATTTGGAAAATTAATTCTGAAGGAATCATGCCAGACTTATCTCAGGTATCATCTGGGGCATCAGCAGTCCTTGTTCTAGCAATCTTAATTTTTAACTTATCAGCTAGATTCATTGGCCGAAAGATTTTTGAAAAAATGACGTCAGCAAGTTAG
- the lgt gene encoding prolipoprotein diacylglyceryl transferase — protein sequence MNNLLLSALNPIAFNLGPIQVHWYGIIIATGVILAVTLAVQEGKRQGIDPDNIYDMILWALPVALICARAYYVIFQWGYYKNNPGEIIRIWDGGIAIYGSLIGAMIVVILFCRSRFIPVWKMLDVAAPTVIMAQAIGRWGNFMNQEAFGKVTSLQFLQGLHLPQFIINQMNISGAYRQPTFLYESIWSFLGFLVLIFLRHNPGLFKRGEIFLAYVMWYSFGRFFVEGMRTDSLYWGPLRVSQILSIVLFVGALVILVIRRRNNQDVWYVNKEISKQED from the coding sequence TTGAACAATTTGTTGTTATCAGCATTGAACCCGATTGCTTTTAATTTGGGACCAATCCAGGTTCACTGGTATGGAATCATTATTGCAACCGGGGTTATTTTGGCGGTTACACTAGCAGTTCAGGAGGGTAAACGTCAGGGAATTGACCCAGATAATATTTACGACATGATTCTTTGGGCACTTCCAGTCGCTCTCATCTGTGCAAGGGCCTATTACGTGATTTTTCAGTGGGGGTATTATAAAAACAATCCCGGAGAAATCATTCGGATCTGGGATGGTGGAATTGCGATATATGGTTCCTTAATTGGGGCAATGATCGTGGTAATTCTATTTTGCCGAAGTCGCTTTATTCCAGTGTGGAAGATGCTCGATGTGGCGGCACCAACGGTAATCATGGCCCAAGCAATTGGCCGCTGGGGTAACTTTATGAATCAAGAGGCCTTCGGTAAAGTAACATCTTTACAATTTCTACAAGGCTTGCACTTACCTCAGTTCATCATCAACCAGATGAATATCTCTGGAGCGTACAGACAGCCGACGTTTTTGTATGAGTCTATCTGGAGCTTCCTCGGATTTTTGGTGTTGATTTTCTTACGTCACAATCCAGGACTATTCAAGCGCGGAGAAATCTTTTTGGCCTACGTAATGTGGTATTCGTTCGGAAGATTCTTCGTAGAAGGAATGCGCACAGATAGCTTGTACTGGGGTCCACTGCGAGTTTCTCAGATTCTTTCAATTGTGTTATTTGTTGGTGCGTTGGTAATTCTAGTAATTCGACGCAGAAATAATCAAGATGTGTGGTATGTTAATAAAGAGATTTCTAAGCAAGAAGACTAA
- the pstC gene encoding phosphate ABC transporter permease subunit PstC yields the protein MENKKLASQLMKKSKTARYERFGKMISLLALLLIMVIVAGIIVFVASKGLSTFISDHISLKDFFGGTLWNPGTETPAGKPAVGALPMIVGSFLVTLLAALVATPFAIGTAVYMTEISPKKGARFLQPVIELLVGIPSVVYGFIGLSVVVPFVRNVFGGSGFGILSGTFVLFVMILPTIVSMTVDSLKSVPKYYRQASLALGATAWQTIWKVVLRAATPGILTAIVFGMARAFGEALAVQMVIGNAALMPQNLVSPASTLTSVLTSGMGNTVMGSLQNDALWSLALVLLFMSLFFNLLVHFIGRKGAFKK from the coding sequence TTGGAAAACAAAAAATTAGCCTCACAACTAATGAAAAAATCAAAAACCGCTCGCTACGAACGGTTTGGGAAAATGATTAGTTTGCTAGCGTTGTTACTGATTATGGTAATTGTTGCTGGGATAATTGTTTTCGTCGCATCTAAAGGACTTTCAACTTTCATCTCAGACCACATTTCATTAAAAGATTTTTTTGGTGGCACGTTGTGGAATCCAGGAACTGAAACTCCCGCAGGCAAACCAGCCGTCGGAGCGTTACCAATGATTGTGGGATCATTCTTAGTGACTCTGCTAGCAGCGTTAGTCGCTACTCCGTTTGCAATTGGAACGGCAGTCTACATGACAGAAATCTCCCCCAAAAAGGGTGCCAGATTCTTACAACCCGTAATTGAGCTTCTTGTGGGGATCCCCTCAGTTGTTTACGGATTTATTGGTCTATCGGTGGTTGTTCCGTTTGTTAGAAATGTATTCGGAGGATCTGGATTTGGAATTCTATCCGGAACTTTCGTGTTGTTCGTCATGATTTTGCCAACGATTGTTTCAATGACGGTTGATTCATTGAAATCTGTACCCAAATATTATCGGCAAGCTTCATTAGCGTTGGGAGCGACAGCTTGGCAAACGATTTGGAAAGTGGTCTTGAGGGCAGCGACACCAGGAATTTTGACAGCCATTGTTTTCGGAATGGCAAGGGCGTTCGGTGAAGCACTAGCCGTACAAATGGTTATTGGTAACGCTGCATTAATGCCACAAAACTTGGTTTCACCAGCGTCAACACTAACTTCTGTATTGACATCTGGGATGGGAAACACAGTTATGGGCTCACTTCAAAATGATGCCTTATGGTCATTGGCCTTAGTATTGTTGTTCATGTCACTATTCTTCAACCTGTTAGTCCACTTTATTGGTCGGAAAGGGGCATTTAAGAAATGA
- the phoU gene encoding phosphate signaling complex protein PhoU, whose product MGKIFDDELSTLKADFMKMAALVRDAVANSGQAFIDHDVDAANAVIERDHKINEMQTYLEKRSFELIALYQPVTTDLREVVGVLKSVTDLERAGDHARNIARSTIKIKGQDRISEVEKVIATMVNEVVKEYAQSIEAYAAADQNKAEETAQIFNEEINDLYNGVASPSYRTMSEKPDILNSAIIYLNVAKDLSRISDYSTNICEWTVYLATGKIIELN is encoded by the coding sequence ATGGGAAAAATATTTGATGATGAGTTATCAACTCTCAAAGCTGATTTTATGAAGATGGCAGCATTGGTTAGAGATGCAGTTGCCAATAGTGGCCAGGCATTTATCGATCACGATGTGGATGCTGCTAACGCAGTAATTGAGCGGGATCATAAAATCAATGAGATGCAAACATATTTGGAAAAACGCTCGTTTGAGCTAATTGCGTTGTATCAACCGGTGACTACTGATTTACGTGAAGTTGTTGGGGTGTTAAAGAGTGTTACCGACCTTGAGCGGGCGGGCGATCATGCCAGAAACATTGCCCGATCCACAATTAAGATCAAGGGTCAGGATAGAATTAGCGAAGTTGAGAAGGTAATTGCGACCATGGTCAATGAGGTAGTGAAGGAGTATGCCCAATCAATCGAGGCATACGCTGCAGCGGACCAGAATAAGGCAGAAGAAACTGCTCAGATTTTTAATGAAGAAATTAATGATCTTTATAACGGTGTTGCTTCACCAAGCTACCGGACAATGTCTGAAAAACCGGATATCTTGAATTCAGCGATTATCTATTTGAATGTGGCCAAAGATCTGAGTCGGATTTCTGATTATAGTACAAACATTTGTGAGTGGACTGTCTACCTTGCTACCGGAAAAATAATTGAACTAAATTAA
- the hprK gene encoding HPr(Ser) kinase/phosphatase, which translates to MAESVTIADLVKNARLDVYAGEEYLAERSVSTSDISRPGLELTGFFNYYPSKRIQLLGITEISYSKGLSHEELLKVMQQMCQPETPAFVISTQLEPPEELLEAAEEKHIPILGSKLTTSRVLSNMTNYLEDKLAERQSIHGVLVDVYGLGILITGDSGVGKSETALELVKRGHRLIADDRVEVYQQDEQTLMGEAPAILKHLLEIRGIGIIDVMTLFGTGAVRSRTKVSLIIHLANFSKDAKYDRLGNGTQDVKFFDVNVPKMVIPVKTGRNLAIIIEAAAMNFRAQSMGYDATETFDRNLNNLIKVNSEKDADEKKQEDKAKKANKKALSKKSGDKDKD; encoded by the coding sequence TTGGCAGAAAGCGTTACGATTGCTGATTTAGTTAAAAATGCTCGACTCGACGTTTATGCAGGCGAAGAGTATCTGGCTGAAAGAAGTGTTTCAACTAGTGATATTTCTCGTCCAGGATTGGAATTAACGGGCTTTTTCAACTACTATCCATCTAAACGAATCCAGCTATTAGGAATTACCGAGATTTCATATTCAAAAGGATTGTCTCATGAGGAACTTCTTAAAGTTATGCAGCAAATGTGTCAACCAGAAACACCTGCCTTTGTGATTTCAACTCAGTTGGAGCCACCTGAAGAATTACTTGAGGCCGCTGAAGAAAAACACATTCCCATTTTAGGTTCAAAACTAACGACGTCTCGGGTTTTAAGTAACATGACTAATTACCTTGAGGATAAGTTGGCTGAACGTCAGTCAATTCATGGGGTACTTGTTGATGTCTATGGATTAGGTATTTTGATCACTGGTGACAGTGGGGTTGGTAAGAGTGAAACTGCTTTGGAATTGGTTAAACGTGGTCATAGACTGATTGCCGATGACCGGGTCGAAGTTTATCAACAAGACGAACAAACATTGATGGGGGAAGCTCCAGCAATTTTGAAGCATCTATTGGAAATTCGGGGAATTGGTATCATAGATGTAATGACGCTGTTTGGAACTGGTGCGGTTAGAAGCCGAACCAAGGTTTCACTAATTATCCACCTTGCTAATTTTTCAAAGGATGCCAAGTATGATCGTCTTGGAAATGGTACTCAGGACGTTAAGTTTTTTGACGTAAACGTGCCTAAAATGGTCATTCCCGTTAAGACTGGTAGAAACTTAGCTATCATCATTGAGGCCGCAGCGATGAACTTCAGGGCTCAATCAATGGGGTACGATGCAACGGAGACGTTTGATCGTAATTTGAATAACTTGATTAAAGTGAATAGTGAAAAAGATGCTGATGAAAAGAAGCAAGAAGACAAAGCTAAGAAGGCTAATAAAAAAGCGTTGTCTAAAAAAAGTGGGGATAAAGACAAAGACTAG
- the trxB gene encoding thioredoxin-disulfide reductase, with protein MTKSYDVVVIGAGPGGMTAALYASRANLSVAMIDRGIYGGQMNNTAEIENYPGFKSVMGPDLAQQMYDGSINFGAEYVYGSVEEIIDNGDTKVIKTDSEEIEAKVVVIATGSEYKKLGIPGEKEYGGKGVSYCAVCDGAFFRNKDVVVVGGGDSAIEEGSYLSGIVNKVTVIHRRDTLRAQKVIQDRAFENDKMDFVWNTNVVEVLGDGDKVTGVKVKNNETDEESVVETSGVFIYVGLLPMTDPFKSLNITDESGWIVTNDHMETSVPGIYAIGDVRQKELRQITTAVGDGGIAGQQAFKYIEELNSKSPVKGA; from the coding sequence ATGACAAAAAGTTACGATGTTGTAGTGATTGGTGCAGGCCCTGGTGGAATGACTGCTGCGCTTTATGCTTCAAGAGCCAACCTGTCTGTTGCTATGATCGACCGGGGAATTTATGGTGGTCAAATGAATAATACCGCCGAGATTGAAAACTATCCTGGTTTTAAATCAGTGATGGGTCCAGACTTGGCTCAACAAATGTACGATGGCTCAATTAACTTCGGTGCTGAGTACGTTTATGGATCAGTCGAAGAAATCATCGATAATGGTGATACTAAAGTAATCAAAACAGATAGTGAAGAAATTGAAGCAAAGGTTGTTGTGATTGCGACTGGATCTGAGTACAAGAAGCTGGGCATTCCTGGCGAAAAAGAATACGGTGGCAAGGGAGTTTCATACTGTGCCGTCTGTGATGGGGCATTCTTTAGAAATAAGGATGTTGTTGTCGTTGGTGGTGGTGATTCGGCAATTGAAGAAGGTTCTTACCTTTCTGGAATTGTGAATAAGGTTACAGTTATTCACCGTCGTGACACACTTCGTGCTCAAAAGGTCATCCAAGACCGTGCGTTTGAAAATGATAAGATGGATTTCGTTTGGAATACAAATGTTGTTGAAGTTCTTGGCGATGGCGACAAAGTTACAGGCGTTAAGGTAAAGAATAACGAGACAGACGAAGAAAGTGTTGTGGAAACTTCAGGAGTATTCATCTATGTTGGGTTGTTGCCAATGACCGATCCATTTAAGAGTTTAAACATTACTGATGAATCTGGTTGGATTGTTACTAATGACCATATGGAAACGTCAGTTCCAGGTATTTATGCAATTGGTGACGTGCGTCAGAAGGAACTTCGCCAAATCACAACTGCTGTTGGTGATGGTGGAATTGCTGGTCAACAAGCATTTAAGTACATTGAGGAATTAAACTCAAAGTCACCAGTTAAGGGTGCTTAA
- a CDS encoding NAD(P)H-dependent glycerol-3-phosphate dehydrogenase, which translates to MTSKIAVLGAGSWGSVLASVLDENGHDVRLWSYNKEQVDLFNSTHTNPHYIKDHTFSKTLVAYNDLAEAIDGAEYILFVVPTQVTRSVAKQVAEILEKNNQKVDLIHASKGIEEGTYMRLSEVLAEEIKPANRNSISVISGPSHAEDAIRKDITLVTVASRNLGDAERVQHLFMNSYFRVYTSDDVIGVEIGAALKNIIAIGAGALNGLGYKDNAKAALMTRGLAEISRLGTSFGANPLTFIGLSGVGDIIVTGTSTNSRNWRAGNELGQGKSLDEVIDNMGMVIEGIATTKAAYELSKKRGVDMPITSAIYHVLYDNADIKETINQLMTREGRSELS; encoded by the coding sequence ATGACAAGCAAAATTGCAGTTTTAGGGGCAGGTTCTTGGGGCAGTGTGTTAGCAAGCGTTCTAGATGAAAACGGGCATGACGTTCGCTTATGGTCGTACAATAAGGAACAAGTTGACTTGTTTAACTCAACTCATACGAACCCTCACTACATTAAGGATCACACTTTCTCTAAAACGTTAGTTGCATACAATGACTTAGCTGAAGCAATTGATGGGGCTGAGTACATCCTATTTGTTGTTCCAACTCAGGTTACGCGTTCGGTAGCTAAGCAAGTTGCTGAAATTCTAGAAAAGAACAACCAAAAAGTTGATTTGATTCATGCTTCAAAAGGAATCGAGGAGGGGACATATATGCGCCTTTCTGAGGTTTTAGCTGAAGAAATCAAACCAGCAAACCGTAATTCAATTTCCGTTATTTCTGGTCCAAGCCATGCTGAAGATGCAATTCGTAAGGATATTACTTTGGTTACAGTAGCTAGCAGAAATTTGGGTGATGCAGAGAGAGTGCAACATCTATTTATGAACAGTTACTTCCGGGTTTATACCAGCGATGATGTTATCGGGGTAGAAATTGGAGCAGCATTGAAGAACATTATCGCAATTGGCGCAGGTGCACTTAACGGTTTAGGGTACAAGGACAACGCCAAAGCTGCTTTGATGACCAGAGGATTAGCAGAAATTTCTCGTCTTGGAACTTCGTTTGGTGCAAATCCATTAACGTTTATCGGTCTTTCAGGGGTTGGTGACATTATTGTTACTGGTACCAGCACTAACTCACGTAACTGGCGAGCAGGTAACGAACTTGGTCAGGGAAAGTCACTTGATGAAGTTATTGACAATATGGGAATGGTTATCGAGGGGATTGCCACGACCAAAGCAGCATACGAACTGTCAAAGAAGCGTGGAGTAGATATGCCGATTACTAGTGCAATTTACCATGTGCTTTACGACAATGCAGATATTAAGGAAACGATTAATCAATTAATGACCCGTGAAGGTAGATCAGAACTTTCATAG
- the pstB gene encoding phosphate ABC transporter ATP-binding protein PstB, which translates to MSEPVIESTNLDLFYGDFQALHDINLAFDPNEISALIGPSGCGKSTFLRCLNRMNDMIDNVTITGSVQFRGDNIYAPQTNLVELRKEIGMVFQQPNPFPFSVYDNVTYGLKIAGIKDKAKLDEIVERSLKQAAVWDEVKDHLYDNALSFSGGQQQRICIARVLAVSPDIILMDEPTSALDPISSAKIEDTLLDLKEQYTIVIVTHNLQQASRISDKTAFFMDGTVIEYDKTSKIFVNPENQKTEDYVSGRFG; encoded by the coding sequence ATGAGTGAACCAGTAATTGAATCAACTAACTTAGACTTATTTTACGGTGACTTTCAAGCCCTTCACGACATTAATTTAGCTTTTGATCCAAACGAAATCTCAGCACTAATCGGTCCTTCAGGATGTGGAAAGTCAACGTTTTTACGATGCCTTAACAGAATGAATGACATGATTGATAACGTTACGATTACCGGATCTGTTCAGTTTCGGGGTGATAATATCTATGCTCCCCAGACGAACTTAGTTGAATTACGTAAAGAAATTGGTATGGTGTTTCAACAGCCTAATCCGTTTCCGTTCTCTGTGTACGATAACGTAACGTATGGCTTGAAGATTGCCGGAATTAAGGATAAAGCTAAACTAGATGAAATTGTTGAGCGTAGTTTAAAGCAAGCCGCAGTATGGGACGAAGTTAAGGATCACCTCTATGACAATGCCTTGTCCTTTTCCGGGGGCCAACAACAAAGAATTTGTATTGCCAGAGTGTTAGCAGTTTCTCCAGACATTATTTTGATGGATGAACCAACTTCGGCACTTGATCCAATCTCGAGCGCAAAAATTGAAGATACGTTATTGGATTTAAAGGAACAATACACAATTGTGATTGTGACCCACAACTTGCAACAGGCATCTAGAATTTCTGATAAAACGGCGTTCTTTATGGATGGAACGGTTATCGAGTACGATAAAACCAGCAAGATATTTGTTAATCCAGAAAATCAAAAAACTGAAGACTACGTTTCTGGTAGATTCGGATAG
- the galU gene encoding UTP--glucose-1-phosphate uridylyltransferase GalU, translated as MPKKVTKAVIPAAGLGTRFLPETKALPKEMLPIVDTPTIQFIVEEAKKSGIKDIVIVIGKGKRSIEDHFDSNPELELNLEQKQKTKILETIRKTNDMNIYFIRQSHPRGLGDAVYTARSFIGNEPFVVMLGDDVMEDKVPLTKQLMESYKETGASTLAVKRVAHKDISKYGVIDPSEEVKSGLFNVKKFVEKPSPEEAPSDLAIIGRYLLTPEIFGILENTKPDSSGEIQLTSAIDELNQTQRVFAHEFKGERFDTGNKLSWLKTNITFGLRHDEIADGLREYLIALGKSLSDENKK; from the coding sequence ATGCCAAAAAAAGTTACAAAGGCTGTTATTCCAGCAGCTGGTTTAGGAACTAGATTTTTACCAGAAACTAAGGCACTTCCAAAAGAAATGCTACCAATCGTTGATACACCAACGATTCAATTCATTGTAGAAGAAGCCAAAAAATCTGGAATCAAGGACATTGTAATTGTAATTGGTAAGGGGAAGCGTTCAATCGAGGATCATTTTGATTCTAATCCTGAGTTGGAATTAAACTTGGAGCAGAAGCAAAAAACTAAGATTCTTGAAACCATTCGAAAAACAAATGATATGAACATTTACTTTATTCGTCAATCACACCCACGGGGACTTGGGGACGCAGTTTATACTGCGCGGAGCTTTATCGGTAACGAACCCTTTGTTGTGATGTTAGGCGATGATGTAATGGAAGATAAGGTTCCGTTGACTAAACAGTTAATGGAAAGCTACAAGGAAACCGGAGCCTCAACCCTTGCCGTTAAACGAGTTGCTCATAAGGACATTTCAAAGTATGGGGTCATCGACCCATCTGAAGAGGTAAAATCAGGTCTCTTTAATGTTAAAAAATTCGTGGAAAAGCCATCTCCTGAAGAGGCTCCATCGGACCTTGCCATCATTGGTAGGTATCTGTTAACTCCGGAAATCTTTGGAATTTTGGAAAATACTAAACCCGACAGTTCAGGAGAAATCCAATTAACATCCGCAATCGACGAATTGAATCAAACTCAACGAGTATTTGCCCATGAATTTAAGGGTGAAAGATTCGATACTGGGAACAAGTTAAGTTGGTTAAAGACAAACATTACGTTTGGCTTACGACACGATGAGATTGCTGATGGCCTTCGTGAGTATCTAATTGCACTTGGTAAGTCACTAAGTGATGAAAATAAAAAGTAA
- a CDS encoding phage holin family protein: MRFLTNLLLNTVLFMAISGFLPNYFYVSSFGVAFLAAFVLAFLNFLIKPLLTLFSLPITILTFGLFSLVINGIILELTSKIVGPGFEFSSFWVAMLVAIIMSVLSGIIVEFFSRESH, translated from the coding sequence ATGCGTTTTTTAACTAATCTATTGCTGAACACGGTTTTGTTCATGGCAATTAGTGGCTTTTTACCTAACTATTTTTACGTTTCTAGTTTTGGAGTTGCCTTTTTAGCCGCGTTTGTGCTTGCATTCCTTAACTTTTTAATCAAACCGTTACTGACTTTGTTCTCACTACCAATCACCATTTTGACCTTTGGACTTTTCAGCTTGGTGATCAACGGAATTATTTTGGAGTTAACTTCTAAAATTGTTGGACCTGGGTTTGAATTTTCATCGTTTTGGGTAGCAATGTTAGTTGCAATCATCATGTCAGTTCTTAGTGGTATTATCGTAGAATTCTTTTCTCGTGAGTCACATTAA